A portion of the Microbulbifer agarilyticus genome contains these proteins:
- a CDS encoding glutamine synthetase family protein: MSQPDSCSWLDSLPKAFHAYLNGRRLDEVECIVPDLHGMSRGKAMPLSKYSPDTQTFLPISIFYQTITGKDVEMDIEDQWAESDMTLVPDLTTAMAVPWARQPALQIIHDLHDADGQPIPCAPRNVLKRVLDCYAEQGWRPIVAPELEFYLTRPNVDPNEPIQPPVGRTGRTGTSLQSYSMTAIDEYGPVIDTIYEFAESAGLHIDSVIQEDGAGQVEFNLPHGDPVWLADQVFYFKRIIREAALKNGMFATFMAKPMRDQPGSAMHIHQSVVETKSGKNIFSNEDGGASDLFRYFIGGTQKHLREIMPFIAPNVNSYRRFELADNSSAPTNIGWGYDNRATGLRVPNSAAQDRRLENRVVGVDANPYLAIASSLVCGYLGMVNGVEPSAPAASELDEELEESFYIPGTFDEALRIFEGADEVRQALGEDFCQLYAAVKSYEMRLFHREISPWERQHLLLNV; this comes from the coding sequence ATGAGTCAGCCCGATTCCTGTTCCTGGCTGGACAGTTTGCCTAAAGCCTTCCATGCATATTTAAACGGTCGTCGCCTGGATGAGGTGGAGTGTATTGTCCCCGACCTCCATGGTATGTCCCGCGGTAAGGCAATGCCACTGAGCAAGTACTCTCCAGATACTCAGACCTTCCTACCCATTTCCATTTTCTACCAGACCATCACGGGAAAAGATGTGGAGATGGATATCGAGGATCAGTGGGCGGAAAGTGATATGACGTTGGTGCCAGACTTGACCACCGCGATGGCGGTCCCCTGGGCCCGGCAGCCGGCCTTACAGATTATCCATGACTTACACGATGCGGATGGGCAGCCCATACCCTGTGCGCCGCGCAATGTGCTCAAACGGGTGCTCGACTGCTATGCCGAGCAGGGGTGGCGGCCGATTGTGGCCCCGGAGCTCGAGTTTTATCTAACCAGGCCGAATGTTGACCCTAACGAGCCGATCCAGCCACCGGTAGGGCGCACCGGCCGCACGGGCACGTCGTTACAGTCTTACTCTATGACGGCAATCGATGAATACGGCCCGGTGATTGACACCATTTACGAATTTGCCGAGTCCGCAGGGCTGCATATTGATTCCGTGATTCAGGAGGATGGCGCTGGTCAGGTGGAGTTCAACCTGCCTCACGGGGACCCGGTTTGGCTTGCGGATCAGGTGTTTTACTTCAAACGAATCATTCGCGAAGCTGCACTGAAAAACGGCATGTTTGCCACGTTTATGGCGAAACCCATGCGCGATCAGCCTGGCAGTGCCATGCACATTCACCAGAGTGTGGTCGAAACCAAAAGCGGAAAAAACATTTTTTCGAATGAGGATGGCGGTGCTTCGGACCTGTTTCGATACTTTATTGGTGGGACGCAGAAGCACCTGCGCGAGATCATGCCGTTTATTGCTCCCAACGTGAACTCATACCGCCGCTTCGAGTTGGCCGATAATTCCAGTGCGCCCACCAATATCGGTTGGGGCTATGACAACCGTGCCACGGGGCTGCGGGTACCCAATTCCGCAGCGCAGGATCGTCGATTGGAAAACCGTGTGGTGGGTGTGGACGCCAACCCTTATCTGGCGATCGCGTCGAGTCTGGTTTGCGGATATCTGGGAATGGTTAACGGCGTGGAACCCAGTGCTCCGGCGGCCTCAGAACTGGATGAGGAATTGGAAGAGAGCTTTTACATTCCCGGTACTTTCGATGAAGCACTGCGTATTTTTGAGGGTGCAGATGAGGTGCGCCAGGCGCTCGGCGAAGATTTTTGCCAGCTGTATGCGGCCGTGAAGTCATACGAGATGCGTTTGTTCCACCGGGAAATTTCGCCTTGGGAGCGCCAGCATCTATTGCTGAATGTATAG
- a CDS encoding 6-phosphofructokinase, with the protein MSKKNAFYAQSGGVTAVINASACGVIETARQHSDKIGKVYAGLNGIVGALREELIDVSQESTETIAALRHTPSGAFGSCRYKLKSLEQNRAEYERLIEVFKAHDIGYFFYNGGGDSADTCLKISQLSEKMGYPIQAIHIPKTVDNDLPFTDNCPGFGSVAKYVAVSTKEAALDVASMCATSTKVFILEVMGRHAGWIAAAGALAQEQEGDAPHIILLPEVAFDKEKFLAKVQQTVADNGYCVIVASEGAQYEDGTFLADAGSVDAFGHKQLGGVAPTLAKMVKNELGLKYHWALADYLQRAARHIASATDVEQAYAVGKAAVEAAIAGKNAIMPTIERNGSSAADYSWSIGEAPLSEVANVEKFMPEEFITADGFGITQAGRNYLEPLIQGEDYPPYKNGIPQYARLKKVLVGKKLEKGFDVL; encoded by the coding sequence ATCTGGCGGCGTAACCGCCGTTATTAACGCCTCCGCCTGCGGGGTTATCGAAACCGCCCGCCAGCACAGCGACAAGATCGGCAAGGTCTATGCCGGCCTGAACGGCATCGTCGGTGCTCTGAGAGAAGAGTTAATCGACGTCAGCCAAGAGTCCACCGAGACCATCGCCGCCCTGCGCCACACGCCTTCCGGCGCTTTTGGCTCCTGCCGCTACAAGCTGAAAAGCCTCGAGCAAAACCGCGCCGAGTACGAGCGGTTGATCGAAGTGTTCAAAGCCCACGACATCGGCTATTTCTTCTATAACGGCGGTGGCGATTCCGCCGATACCTGCCTCAAGATTTCCCAGCTGTCGGAGAAGATGGGGTATCCGATTCAGGCAATCCACATTCCGAAAACCGTGGACAACGACCTGCCGTTTACCGACAACTGCCCCGGATTTGGCTCCGTAGCCAAGTATGTTGCGGTGTCTACAAAAGAAGCCGCGCTGGACGTCGCCTCCATGTGCGCGACCTCCACCAAGGTATTTATCCTCGAAGTGATGGGTCGCCATGCCGGCTGGATTGCCGCCGCCGGTGCCCTGGCCCAGGAACAGGAAGGCGATGCACCGCACATCATCCTGCTGCCTGAAGTGGCTTTCGACAAAGAAAAATTTCTCGCCAAGGTGCAGCAGACCGTTGCCGACAACGGATACTGTGTGATCGTTGCTTCCGAGGGCGCCCAGTACGAAGATGGCACCTTCCTCGCGGATGCCGGCAGTGTTGATGCCTTTGGTCACAAACAGCTGGGTGGCGTCGCGCCGACACTGGCCAAAATGGTCAAAAACGAGCTGGGCCTGAAGTACCACTGGGCACTGGCAGACTACCTGCAGCGCGCTGCACGACACATTGCCTCTGCCACCGACGTCGAGCAGGCCTACGCCGTGGGCAAAGCCGCTGTTGAAGCGGCTATCGCCGGCAAAAATGCCATTATGCCGACCATTGAGCGCAATGGCAGCTCGGCGGCCGACTACAGTTGGAGCATTGGCGAAGCACCGCTGTCGGAAGTGGCCAATGTCGAGAAGTTCATGCCCGAGGAATTCATTACCGCAGATGGCTTCGGTATTACCCAGGCAGGCAGAAATTATTTGGAACCGCTGATTCAGGGCGAGGACTACCCACCGTATAAGAACGGCATCCCCCAGTATGCGCGCCTGAAAAAAGTGCTGGTGGGCAAGAAACTGGAGAAAGGCTTCGACGTCTTATAA
- a CDS encoding alpha/beta hydrolase, which yields MLSRIFALLSLVMLTPFVQAMAVSAGSLITLPDFPSQNIEPRPVHVWLPDGYPSGGPYEVLYMHDGQMLFDDKTSWNKQEWGVDEVASKLMAAEQVRPFIVVGIENITAKRHAEYFPQKAWGLMPAEARAQKHPLNNTELLADNYLKFIVEELKPYIDENYSVMGKRSSTHIAGSSMGGLISLYALMEYPEVFASAAAVSTHWPGINPGDPLPVAESIRDYLRVNLPKPGSHRIYFDHGTETLDAHYPEHQKKVDAIMREKGYSDARWTTRVFTGHAHDERSWQSRLTIPLLFLFATDAP from the coding sequence ATGCTCTCAAGAATCTTCGCGTTACTCAGCCTCGTTATGCTTACCCCCTTTGTGCAGGCAATGGCGGTATCCGCAGGTAGTCTGATCACACTACCCGATTTCCCTTCGCAAAATATTGAACCGCGCCCGGTGCACGTGTGGTTGCCCGATGGGTATCCCAGTGGTGGCCCTTATGAAGTCTTGTATATGCATGACGGACAAATGCTGTTCGACGACAAAACGAGCTGGAATAAGCAAGAATGGGGGGTAGACGAAGTAGCCTCCAAACTGATGGCTGCAGAACAAGTTCGTCCATTTATCGTTGTTGGTATCGAGAACATTACCGCAAAGCGCCATGCGGAATATTTTCCACAGAAGGCATGGGGTTTGATGCCTGCAGAAGCCCGGGCACAAAAGCACCCACTGAACAACACCGAGCTACTGGCCGACAACTACTTGAAATTCATTGTTGAAGAGCTCAAACCCTATATCGACGAAAACTACTCCGTCATGGGCAAGCGGTCGAGCACGCACATTGCCGGCTCCAGCATGGGAGGCTTGATTTCCCTGTATGCGCTGATGGAGTATCCGGAGGTCTTTGCCTCTGCTGCGGCCGTCTCGACCCACTGGCCCGGGATCAACCCCGGTGACCCCCTCCCCGTCGCCGAGAGTATTCGTGACTACCTGCGCGTGAATCTACCAAAGCCCGGCTCTCATCGGATCTATTTTGATCATGGTACCGAGACCCTGGATGCTCACTACCCGGAACACCAGAAGAAAGTTGATGCGATCATGCGGGAAAAAGGCTACTCGGATGCACGTTGGACAACCCGAGTGTTTACTGGCCACGCCCATGACGAGAGATCCTGGCAATCCCGCCTGACGATCCCGCTACTGTTTTTGTTTGCGACGGATGCGCCTTAA